Proteins encoded within one genomic window of Pedobacter africanus:
- a CDS encoding Ig-like domain-containing protein: MKRTSTPLELFKKSIFLLIGLLSITILNSKSYGQARSYATVAPSSGLVAYYTVLGNPTVENNPGSAAGEVLDPGNAADGTPSFATLTCKYNNILGLIKAEGEAWLQVKYPSPVAAGKTSYIRFDAPTTGGGLNLDLLQIVGDLTGLLKKDLVKLDVYSGAAAGDANSGTLVNAANVSAAVVKDAAGNNYFAVTSTVGYNSIRIRLRFQGNLLGLALGSSLSMKVYDTFSVAAENCAPAIYATTGESTGVNVTLTELVKTPQNAIDNNMATSSQLQAGVVGLGSTISQTIYLNGLSTADDYAKVVLSVPASVLNVNLFNTVTVQGYNGNSPVGVPSPISSLLTLDLLGLLANTTVTPVFFKPGAPFDRVKISIDNTLAVGGNILSGGLNIHEVQRTVERPSFAGLTGGALAVCGSQVSLSVNNPNAGFTYNWYRQTGAAPRVLLASGTGSSFSESNIPQGQYTYYVSAQKAGCIGESDADVAVVNVTATPTVPVVSAPQICAGSPAVLTVTNAVAGQTYQWYTAAAGGTAVGTGTIFTSAAPLTANTSYFVEAVNGPCVSASRVEVPVTVNPIPADAQVSTNSITIIAGQTVTLEAVAPVGSTVSWFTVANGGTPIASGPSYTTGPINASTTYYVGTQSASGCPSASRVAVTITVTGVSTGVSCNAANSQESGVNGLACLVCAVNNPTGAVDNDPATFSTINLGVGVGATGYQRLIFPGAGLATDSIRLDMNIPAGLLDATVLSGITVNVMNGNTIVKTYQLNNALINLRLLSGNRFKATLPAGAAYDRVEVRFGGTVAALSSVEIYGAEVIYPNPTIAQGGLAVCYNTNTTLNATPNGGTSLKWYSAPTGGTLLATGNTFTTTTPLTGNTTFYLEVSKGSCANAERVPVQVTVNPQIVLAATTLSNATIASAYSKQITPATGGTPAYTYALAAGSNLPAGLTLSADGTIAGTPTAAAGDFNFSITATDSKGCSVTTAYTLKVTPEMALPAMALPNGTVGVIYPTQVIPAATGGTTPYTYTASNLPPGLTFDPATREIKGAPTQKGTYPVHVTATDLNGNSITRDYTIVVRDPLLLPAATLANGTVNMLYPTQIIPVATGGSGSYTYSASGLPPGLTFDPATREIKGTPTQAGTFTVPVQVNDTEGNKITTNYTIVVGNPLVLAAKTLADGTVGTIYATETIPAATGGTGPYVYEATNLPPGLSFNPATRQIAGTPTQSGSYNVGVKVTDANNATANQIYVIKVNGELNLPSATLPNGLVGTAYPAQTLPAVIGGTAPYTYAIAGLPPGLTFTPATREIKGTPLSGGTFTVTMTASDSNGLTTSTDYTIVVNVAAPVVNAVVICSGTAATLSVSNAQAGVTYNWYAATGSTAIFTGTTYTTTALNASTTYYAEAVSGTAVSNRTPVNVTVNASPNAATVITANETITAGQTATLLVSADAGNTVKWYTAPTGGASFFSGTSYTTPALNATTTYYVETENASGCVSPTRAAVTVTVTNGPANPNCNAAVSQQSGIDGICLLCSVQDPGNSVDADPNNFTKINLAVGVGSTGYQRLIFAGPGAATDSIRLDLATPVGLADLSLLGNITVTVMNGNTVIGTYPLNSSVLDLKLLSGNRFKATLAAGGIYDRVEIRFGALVAALSNLSIYGAEIIYPNPTVAATGTLICAGSGTTLTATANGGTTLKWYATPNGGTALATGETFTTPGPLTATTTYYIEVSKGTCANVQRVPVTVTVTTAPGVPVLAASSAVCAGSPAVLAVSNPLPGTAYKWYTASTGGTSIFEGPVFTTPALNANTTYFVEAANGSCTSASRAIAAVTVNPRPVLPQLQASSTTVNPGQTAILNASSTEANVIFNWYNTANATTPVATGPTYVTPPLMVATTYYLEAVSTTTGCASASRVQVTINVDNGGVPNPVPCEAAITETNGVDGIGLLAGVFNPALAIDNDTKTSSSLVLPVGLLGGSVYQRVGFNGLSTIGDTVRIQLTAPGKLLSVGLLSGITLTTYNGNTSNNDALNLGNPLIKLELLSGNSEALLSFVPAQAFDKVEIRLNAGLAGVLTTVDLNYAQRVLVAPKVISADVTACATQTATLQVANPQAGLTYKWYDATGAYLSGKDGTSFVTPALTANTKYYVAASNASGCLSYKTLINVSVTPVPAVPELQSPTVNTCVGSDVILRINNPVAGITYQWFDSSNTYLTGKDGTSLTITSVGATTTYSVKAVNSCGVSSAAAIATINVGALDAPIITPPSVTVRVGVAAVLTASSSTAGVVFTWYDAPVGGNLLHTGPSFTAPALTTPGNVTYYVEGVAPSGCTTLARASVVVTAIPDGTPLPVPCEAAVAETHGVNGIGILADVYNPGLAVDQDASTASSLVIPVGILGSVYQRLAFTGVSNIGDTVRVLLSSPGKILSLAVLPSLDITTYNNGVSNNDATTINSSLIKLELLNGGSQALLSFVPTSKFDAVEVKLNSGLLGAFTSIDVNYAQRVIVAPTVQAQTATACQGSSATLSVTNPQANVTYKWYQGTVFQADGVTFTTPGSLAAGTYEFFVTAARNGCESRRVKVLVTILPLPVPPVPDPANPATTCINTPVTLKVAAVTGITYNWYDAATGGNLLVANNTSYTTSANLAVGIYDYYVEAVNNNSCTNTGRTKITITIKSNAVASDITAADQTICSGSAATLTASSTTVSAPVFSWYKTPTLTDVPFVGATFVTDALTATTKYYVTVSGPGTCTNDASSAKVVTVTVNRNATAADITASDKTICSGTTAMLAASSTTVSSPVFRWYKTADLSDAPFVGASFTTDALTATTKYYVTVSGSNACANGAAAAKVVTVIVNRNATAADITAADRTTCSGTAVTLTASTTTITNPVFSWYRDANLTDLAVRGSSLTTPALTVTTKYYVTVSSADVCANDALSAKVVTVTVNRNATAADITLADKTICAGNTTVLSASSTTVSNPVFKWYRDASLTDLAFEGPNFTTPALTLTTKYYVTVSGSNACANDVLSAKVVTVTVTRNAVVTDIIAADQSICAGNSAALTASSTTVASPVFTWYRDAALTDVAFTGANVTAAGLAATTRYYVTVSGTGVCANLPGSAKIVTITVNLLPNVPIIGTAGTAICSGDGTVLSVQNPQVGVNYEWYDAATGGTLVNTGTTFTINALSATKDYYVQATSASGCGSATGRVKVTVTVTPKPLPPSVVSGTVNTCIGSTAALSVANPVAGVTYNWYATATSTAILGSGANFTTPQISTTTATFYVEARSGNCTSTSRTPVVVNAGDLPVPPVSVSGASDPLCPGSRTVLSVNNPNASLKYAWYDVQTGGTALAEGNIFNVPALNTTTVYYVASINLLTGCVSTTRTAVTVTVLTKLAAPVVSVQGVTATSVTFVWNAVPGATAYEVSVDGGLTWIAPSSGAAGISHVVNGLQPNQKVNIRVRAKGQLDCQLSDAGSIDGTADNPLGNTIFVPNTFTPNNDGKNDILYVYGNTIAKMRLRVYNQWGQFLYESLNIQNGWDGTHKGDMQPNGVYVYYLEAEFNDGTKTTKKGTITLLR; the protein is encoded by the coding sequence ATGAAAAGGACATCTACACCGTTAGAATTGTTTAAAAAATCCATCTTTCTTCTCATTGGCCTTCTATCTATAACGATCTTAAATTCAAAATCGTATGGGCAGGCAAGAAGCTATGCAACAGTAGCGCCTTCAAGCGGACTTGTTGCGTATTATACCGTACTTGGCAACCCTACTGTGGAAAACAATCCGGGGTCGGCTGCCGGTGAGGTGCTTGATCCAGGCAACGCCGCTGACGGAACACCAAGTTTTGCCACGTTAACCTGCAAATACAATAACATCCTTGGCCTTATCAAGGCAGAGGGGGAGGCTTGGTTACAGGTAAAGTATCCCAGTCCTGTTGCAGCAGGTAAAACCAGCTACATCAGGTTTGATGCGCCAACAACCGGTGGTGGCCTTAATCTCGACCTGCTACAGATCGTGGGTGACCTGACAGGATTGCTAAAGAAGGATTTGGTTAAGTTAGATGTATATTCAGGTGCAGCGGCCGGTGATGCAAATAGCGGGACGCTTGTGAATGCGGCGAATGTAAGTGCTGCTGTAGTAAAAGACGCTGCAGGTAATAACTATTTTGCAGTTACCTCCACCGTTGGATACAACTCCATACGTATAAGATTAAGGTTTCAGGGTAATTTGCTTGGACTTGCTTTAGGGTCATCGCTGAGCATGAAGGTTTATGACACTTTTAGTGTAGCTGCCGAGAATTGTGCACCTGCTATATATGCAACTACGGGAGAGTCGACAGGAGTCAATGTTACTTTGACCGAACTGGTTAAAACACCTCAAAATGCGATTGACAATAATATGGCTACTTCGTCTCAGCTTCAGGCGGGTGTTGTAGGTCTTGGATCAACCATTTCTCAGACTATATATTTAAACGGGCTTTCAACTGCCGATGACTACGCGAAGGTAGTCTTGTCGGTACCGGCAAGCGTGCTGAATGTAAATCTTTTTAATACAGTTACAGTACAGGGCTATAATGGCAATTCACCCGTCGGCGTGCCAAGTCCCATCAGCAGTTTACTTACGTTGGACCTGCTGGGTTTACTGGCAAACACTACAGTTACGCCTGTCTTCTTTAAACCCGGAGCACCATTTGATCGTGTTAAGATCAGCATAGACAATACCCTGGCTGTAGGGGGTAATATTTTATCAGGCGGATTAAACATCCATGAAGTGCAACGTACGGTGGAAAGGCCTTCTTTCGCAGGCTTAACCGGTGGGGCTCTGGCGGTATGTGGCAGCCAGGTTTCGCTGTCTGTTAATAATCCAAATGCAGGTTTTACTTATAACTGGTACCGGCAAACAGGGGCCGCTCCACGTGTATTGCTGGCCAGCGGTACAGGATCTTCCTTTTCTGAATCGAATATCCCACAGGGACAATATACTTATTATGTGTCTGCCCAAAAAGCAGGCTGTATTGGTGAATCGGATGCAGATGTGGCTGTCGTAAATGTTACTGCAACGCCAACGGTTCCTGTTGTTTCCGCACCGCAGATCTGTGCGGGATCTCCGGCTGTTTTAACGGTTACAAATGCGGTAGCAGGACAAACTTACCAGTGGTATACGGCTGCAGCGGGGGGAACAGCCGTTGGCACTGGTACTATTTTTACATCAGCCGCACCTTTAACCGCAAATACATCTTATTTTGTTGAAGCAGTAAACGGACCATGTGTGAGTGCAAGTAGGGTTGAAGTTCCGGTGACTGTTAATCCTATTCCGGCCGATGCGCAGGTTTCGACAAACAGTATTACCATTATTGCCGGACAAACAGTTACCCTGGAAGCTGTAGCGCCGGTGGGAAGCACGGTTAGTTGGTTTACTGTTGCTAATGGGGGTACGCCCATTGCATCAGGCCCCAGCTATACCACAGGTCCTATCAATGCCAGTACTACTTATTATGTAGGAACACAAAGTGCAAGTGGCTGTCCAAGTGCAAGCAGGGTTGCAGTTACCATTACGGTAACGGGTGTATCTACAGGAGTTAGCTGTAACGCCGCCAATAGTCAGGAGAGTGGCGTAAACGGACTTGCATGTCTGGTTTGTGCGGTCAACAATCCAACTGGAGCGGTAGATAACGATCCCGCAACTTTTTCTACTATCAACCTTGGTGTAGGGGTAGGTGCAACAGGTTATCAGCGTTTGATCTTCCCTGGTGCAGGATTGGCAACAGATAGTATCCGCCTGGACATGAATATACCGGCTGGTTTACTGGATGCTACAGTTTTAAGTGGCATTACAGTGAATGTAATGAACGGAAATACAATCGTTAAAACCTATCAGCTAAACAACGCGCTGATCAATTTAAGGCTTTTAAGTGGTAACCGGTTTAAGGCAACTTTACCTGCTGGTGCTGCATATGATCGTGTAGAAGTGCGTTTTGGTGGAACAGTAGCCGCATTAAGCAGTGTAGAAATTTATGGGGCAGAGGTAATTTACCCTAACCCGACCATTGCACAGGGGGGACTGGCTGTATGCTACAATACCAATACTACTTTAAATGCCACTCCAAACGGAGGAACATCATTAAAATGGTATTCCGCACCAACAGGTGGTACTTTGTTGGCTACCGGAAATACTTTTACCACCACTACACCACTAACAGGGAATACTACATTTTACCTGGAAGTAAGTAAAGGTAGCTGTGCCAATGCAGAGCGTGTACCGGTACAGGTAACTGTAAATCCTCAGATCGTACTTGCAGCTACAACATTGAGCAATGCAACGATAGCATCTGCTTATTCCAAACAAATTACGCCTGCAACAGGCGGAACCCCTGCATATACCTATGCACTTGCAGCCGGAAGCAACTTGCCTGCCGGACTGACCTTATCGGCTGATGGCACCATCGCCGGTACGCCGACTGCAGCCGCAGGCGATTTTAATTTTTCAATAACCGCTACAGACAGCAAAGGCTGTTCGGTTACTACGGCGTATACCTTAAAGGTGACCCCTGAAATGGCACTTCCGGCAATGGCGCTGCCAAACGGAACAGTAGGTGTAATTTATCCTACACAGGTTATTCCCGCAGCTACAGGGGGAACTACTCCATATACTTATACTGCTTCTAATCTTCCTCCGGGGCTTACCTTCGATCCGGCAACAAGGGAGATTAAAGGTGCGCCTACACAAAAAGGCACTTACCCGGTGCACGTTACAGCAACGGACCTCAACGGTAACAGTATCACCAGGGATTATACTATTGTGGTGAGAGATCCACTGCTGCTACCTGCTGCTACCTTGGCTAATGGTACTGTAAATATGTTATATCCAACCCAGATTATTCCTGTTGCTACCGGTGGAAGCGGTTCTTATACCTATTCGGCAAGCGGACTTCCTCCGGGATTGACCTTCGATCCGGCAACAAGGGAGATTAAAGGTACACCTACACAGGCTGGTACATTTACAGTTCCGGTACAGGTTAATGATACAGAAGGAAATAAGATCACTACCAATTACACCATCGTGGTTGGAAACCCACTGGTACTCGCTGCAAAAACGTTGGCCGACGGAACAGTAGGAACAATTTATGCGACAGAAACCATCCCAGCTGCAACAGGAGGTACAGGACCTTATGTTTACGAGGCAACAAACCTACCTCCGGGTTTAAGCTTTAATCCGGCCACACGCCAGATTGCGGGCACGCCCACCCAATCGGGGTCATATAATGTTGGTGTTAAGGTAACAGATGCAAACAATGCTACTGCCAACCAGATCTATGTCATTAAAGTAAACGGAGAACTCAATCTTCCATCGGCTACATTGCCAAATGGGTTGGTGGGTACAGCATACCCTGCACAAACGTTGCCTGCAGTAATCGGCGGAACCGCCCCTTATACTTATGCAATTGCAGGTTTGCCTCCGGGTTTAACTTTTACTCCTGCAACACGTGAAATTAAAGGTACTCCGTTATCGGGGGGGACATTTACGGTAACCATGACTGCATCTGATAGCAATGGTTTAACGACTTCTACTGATTATACCATTGTAGTGAATGTTGCTGCACCGGTTGTGAATGCCGTTGTGATCTGCAGTGGAACGGCAGCTACTTTGTCGGTATCAAATGCTCAGGCGGGTGTTACGTATAACTGGTATGCAGCAACAGGTAGCACCGCTATATTTACAGGGACCACCTATACTACCACTGCACTTAACGCCAGTACAACCTATTATGCTGAAGCTGTATCGGGAACTGCGGTAAGTAACAGGACCCCGGTTAATGTTACGGTAAATGCCAGCCCTAACGCGGCTACGGTGATTACTGCCAATGAAACCATCACTGCTGGCCAGACCGCTACATTGTTGGTGAGTGCCGATGCAGGCAATACCGTAAAATGGTATACCGCTCCAACAGGCGGCGCTTCGTTCTTTAGCGGAACAAGTTATACCACCCCGGCATTAAATGCCACTACTACCTATTATGTAGAAACAGAGAACGCATCCGGCTGCGTAAGCCCAACAAGAGCTGCAGTTACTGTAACGGTAACCAATGGCCCGGCCAATCCAAACTGTAATGCTGCGGTAAGTCAGCAGTCGGGTATAGACGGCATTTGCCTGCTTTGCTCTGTTCAGGATCCCGGCAATTCAGTCGACGCTGATCCGAATAACTTTACCAAAATTAACCTGGCTGTAGGTGTAGGTTCTACAGGATATCAACGCCTGATATTTGCTGGTCCGGGTGCTGCAACAGACAGCATCAGGCTGGATCTGGCAACACCGGTTGGCCTTGCAGACTTAAGCTTACTAGGTAATATTACGGTAACGGTAATGAACGGAAATACTGTGATAGGTACCTATCCGTTAAATTCATCTGTTCTGGATCTTAAACTGTTAAGTGGTAACCGCTTCAAGGCAACTTTAGCAGCAGGTGGAATTTATGACCGTGTTGAAATCCGCTTTGGCGCATTGGTTGCAGCATTAAGTAACCTAAGCATTTACGGAGCAGAGATCATATATCCTAATCCAACTGTGGCTGCCACAGGAACACTTATCTGTGCGGGAAGTGGTACTACATTAACTGCAACTGCAAATGGAGGCACTACTTTAAAATGGTATGCAACTCCAAATGGTGGTACTGCATTGGCAACAGGCGAAACATTTACCACACCAGGTCCATTAACTGCTACAACAACTTACTACATAGAGGTTAGCAAAGGCACTTGTGCCAATGTACAACGTGTACCAGTTACTGTTACAGTAACTACAGCTCCTGGTGTTCCTGTACTGGCTGCGTCATCCGCAGTATGTGCAGGATCGCCGGCAGTTTTAGCCGTAAGCAATCCTTTACCGGGAACAGCCTACAAATGGTATACCGCATCAACCGGCGGTACATCCATTTTTGAGGGGCCGGTATTTACCACTCCGGCACTGAATGCAAATACAACTTATTTTGTTGAGGCTGCGAATGGAAGCTGTACCAGTGCCAGCCGGGCTATAGCTGCTGTAACGGTAAACCCTCGTCCGGTATTGCCGCAGTTGCAGGCTTCGTCAACAACTGTTAATCCAGGACAAACAGCTATCCTTAATGCTTCATCTACAGAAGCCAATGTTATTTTTAATTGGTATAACACTGCAAACGCAACTACACCGGTGGCCACGGGGCCTACTTATGTAACCCCTCCACTTATGGTTGCAACTACTTATTACCTGGAGGCCGTCTCTACGACCACCGGTTGTGCATCAGCCAGCCGCGTACAAGTAACTATTAATGTTGACAACGGTGGTGTGCCTAACCCTGTACCGTGTGAGGCAGCCATTACAGAAACGAATGGTGTTGATGGAATCGGATTGCTGGCTGGAGTGTTTAATCCGGCATTGGCCATCGATAATGATACGAAAACAAGTTCGTCATTGGTATTGCCGGTAGGTCTGCTGGGCGGATCGGTGTATCAGAGGGTAGGCTTCAACGGCCTTTCAACTATTGGGGATACAGTAAGGATTCAGTTAACAGCCCCTGGTAAATTGTTATCGGTAGGTCTGCTATCAGGCATTACCCTAACGACCTATAATGGAAACACCAGCAACAATGATGCTTTAAATCTGGGCAATCCACTGATTAAGCTTGAACTGTTAAGCGGAAATTCGGAAGCGCTCCTTTCTTTTGTTCCTGCGCAGGCTTTTGATAAAGTTGAGATCCGTCTGAATGCAGGTCTTGCAGGAGTATTGACAACTGTAGACCTGAATTATGCGCAACGTGTGCTGGTGGCGCCAAAAGTCATCTCCGCAGATGTAACGGCGTGTGCTACCCAGACCGCTACTTTACAGGTGGCTAATCCGCAGGCAGGTCTAACCTATAAATGGTATGATGCAACAGGCGCCTACCTTTCAGGTAAAGATGGTACTTCGTTCGTAACCCCTGCCTTAACTGCCAATACAAAATATTACGTTGCAGCCAGCAATGCTTCAGGCTGCCTAAGCTATAAAACCTTAATCAATGTAAGTGTAACACCAGTTCCTGCGGTTCCTGAACTGCAGTCTCCAACGGTAAATACCTGTGTTGGAAGTGATGTCATTTTACGTATAAACAACCCGGTTGCAGGTATAACTTATCAGTGGTTTGACAGCAGCAATACTTACCTTACCGGTAAGGATGGCACGTCGCTGACGATCACTTCAGTAGGGGCAACGACCACCTATTCGGTAAAGGCTGTAAACAGCTGCGGCGTATCTTCTGCTGCAGCCATAGCAACCATTAATGTTGGAGCGCTCGATGCCCCTATTATCACTCCGCCTTCGGTTACTGTAAGGGTAGGTGTAGCGGCAGTTTTAACCGCAAGTTCCAGTACTGCAGGCGTTGTATTTACCTGGTATGATGCTCCGGTAGGGGGCAACCTGCTGCATACAGGGCCAAGCTTTACTGCACCGGCACTAACGACCCCAGGAAATGTAACCTATTATGTGGAAGGTGTGGCCCCATCAGGCTGTACTACACTGGCAAGGGCATCGGTTGTGGTAACCGCCATACCTGATGGTACCCCTCTTCCTGTGCCTTGTGAAGCGGCCGTTGCTGAAACGCATGGTGTTAACGGAATCGGAATTCTTGCAGATGTATATAACCCGGGACTGGCTGTCGATCAGGATGCATCTACCGCGTCCTCACTGGTGATTCCTGTAGGGATATTGGGTTCAGTTTATCAGCGCCTGGCTTTCACAGGTGTTTCCAATATCGGAGATACTGTTCGTGTGCTGCTTTCGTCGCCGGGTAAGATACTCTCACTCGCAGTTTTACCATCTCTTGATATCACTACTTATAACAATGGTGTAAGTAATAATGACGCCACAACCATCAATAGCTCACTGATCAAACTCGAACTGCTGAACGGAGGATCGCAGGCCCTGCTGAGCTTTGTGCCAACAAGTAAGTTTGATGCCGTAGAAGTGAAATTGAATTCAGGGCTGCTGGGGGCATTTACTTCTATAGATGTAAATTATGCACAACGTGTAATTGTAGCGCCAACTGTTCAGGCACAAACTGCTACAGCATGTCAGGGCTCATCTGCTACCTTGTCTGTAACCAATCCACAAGCTAACGTAACTTATAAATGGTACCAAGGGACAGTATTTCAGGCCGACGGGGTAACATTTACAACACCAGGCTCTCTGGCTGCCGGTACTTACGAGTTCTTCGTAACAGCTGCCAGGAACGGATGCGAAAGCAGACGGGTAAAAGTATTGGTAACCATATTGCCATTGCCTGTTCCACCGGTTCCTGATCCGGCTAATCCTGCAACAACCTGCATCAATACACCGGTGACTTTAAAAGTTGCTGCTGTAACGGGTATTACCTATAACTGGTATGATGCTGCTACGGGTGGGAATCTGCTGGTAGCCAATAATACAAGCTATACCACTTCTGCAAATCTGGCTGTGGGCATTTACGATTACTATGTTGAAGCTGTAAATAACAACAGCTGTACCAATACAGGGAGAACAAAAATTACAATTACGATTAAATCAAACGCAGTTGCCAGTGATATCACTGCTGCTGATCAAACGATCTGTTCAGGATCTGCTGCTACTTTAACTGCGTCAAGCACAACGGTAAGTGCACCAGTGTTCAGCTGGTATAAAACACCGACATTAACGGATGTACCATTTGTAGGGGCAACCTTTGTAACTGATGCCTTGACCGCCACTACCAAATATTATGTGACTGTGAGTGGTCCGGGTACTTGTACCAATGACGCGTCTTCGGCTAAAGTAGTTACGGTTACAGTGAACCGGAATGCTACAGCTGCAGATATCACTGCGTCCGACAAGACTATTTGCTCAGGAACAACAGCTATGCTGGCTGCTTCAAGTACTACAGTTTCGAGTCCGGTGTTCCGCTGGTATAAAACTGCAGACTTAAGCGATGCTCCGTTTGTAGGTGCCAGTTTTACTACTGATGCATTAACTGCCACAACAAAATATTATGTAACCGTGAGCGGAAGCAATGCCTGCGCCAACGGTGCTGCTGCGGCCAAAGTGGTTACAGTAATTGTAAACAGAAATGCTACCGCTGCGGATATTACAGCCGCCGACAGAACAACCTGTTCAGGCACCGCAGTAACCCTGACAGCTTCAACGACAACAATAACCAACCCTGTATTTAGCTGGTACCGTGATGCTAATCTTACAGACCTTGCGGTAAGAGGAAGTTCACTGACTACTCCTGCTTTAACGGTGACCACAAAATACTATGTTACTGTAAGCTCGGCGGATGTTTGTGCCAATGATGCTTTATCTGCTAAAGTGGTAACTGTGACTGTAAACCGAAATGCAACAGCCGCCGATATTACCTTAGCTGATAAAACCATTTGTGCAGGTAATACAACCGTACTGAGTGCAAGCAGCACAACGGTAAGCAACCCGGTATTCAAATGGTACCGTGATGCCTCATTGACCGACCTGGCTTTTGAAGGCCCTAACTTTACAACTCCGGCATTAACACTGACTACCAAATATTATGTAACTGTAAGCGGAAGCAATGCCTGTGCGAATGATGTACTTTCAGCTAAAGTAGTCACAGTAACGGTAACACGTAATGCAGTGGTTACTGATATTATTGCCGCCGATCAGAGTATTTGTGCCGGAAATTCGGCTGCACTGACTGCAAGCAGTACTACAGTAGCAAGCCCGGTATTCACCTGGTACCGTGATGCGGCGCTAACAGATGTAGCCTTTACAGGTGCAAATGTTACAGCTGCAGGTTTAGCTGCTACCACCAGGTACTATGTAACTGTAAGCGGAACGGGCGTTTGTGCCAACCTTCCGGGATCAGCTAAAATTGTTACCATAACAGTTAATCTGCTGCCAAATGTACCAATTATAGGAACTGCCGGCACGGCAATCTGCTCTGGTGACGGTACGGTGCTGAGTGTTCAAAATCCGCAAGTAGGTGTGAACTACGAATGGTATGATGCCGCAACAGGCGGAACGCTGGTAAATACGGGTACAACATTTACCATTAATGCACTGAGTGCAACAAAAGATTACTATGTTCAGGCAACCAGTGCCTCTGGCTGCGGAAGTGCAACAGGCAGGGTAAAAGTAACCGTTACGGTAACCCCTAAACCTTTACCGCCATCGGTAGTGTCAGGGACTGTAAATACCTGTATTGGAAGTACTGCGGCGCTAAGCGTAGCTAATCCTGTAGCAGGTGTTACTTATAACTGGTATGCGACAGCTACAAGTACCGCTATACTGGGGTCAGGTGCAAACTTTACAACACCTCAGATCAGTACTACTACCGCAACGTTCTATGTAGAAGCAAGGTCGGGCAACTGCACCAGTACATCACGTACTCCGGTTGTGGTAAATGCCGGAGATCTTCCTGTTCCTCCGGTATCTGTATCAGGTGCGAGTGATCCTTTATGTCCTGGAAGCAGAACGGTATTATCGGTAAATAATCCGAATGCCTCTCTTAAATATGCGTGGTATGACGTTCAAACAGGCGGCACAGCGCTGGCAGAAGGAAACATATTCAATGTTCCTGCGCTAAACACTACTACCGTCTACTATGTGGCCAGTATAAATCTGTTAACTGGCTGCGTGAGCACCACACGTACTGCTGTAACTGTAACAGTACTGACCAAGCTTGCAGCGCCGGTAGTATCTGTTCAGGGTGTTACAGCAACAAGTGTGACATTTGTTTGGAACGCTGTTCCTGGGGCTACTGCTTATGAGGTTTCTGTTGACGGCGGACTTACATGGATTGCACCTAGTTCTGGTGCTGCAGGAATCAGCCATGTTGTAAACGGCCTGCAGCCAAATCAGAAAGTAAATATTAGGGTGAGGGCCAAGGGGCAGCTGGACTGTCAGTTAAGCGACGCCGGCAGTATAGATGGAACAGCCGATAACCCATTGGGCAATACCATATTTGTTCCAAATACTTTCACACCAAATAATGATGGTAAAAACGATATTCTGTACGTATATGGCAACACAATTGCCAAAATGAGGTTGCGTGTATACAATCAATGGGGACAATTCCTTTATGAATCCCTGAACATTCAGAACGGATGGGATGGAACGCATAAGGGGGATATGCAGCCTAACGGAGTATATGTTTACTATCTGGAAGCTGAATTTAATGATGGTACCAAAACCACGAAAAAAGGAACTATAACCCTGTTACGATAA